The genomic region ctctgaaaatattttttatatttatgttCTTACATACAGTTTTAAAGCTCCTTGTTCAATCCTTCTTGGCCAGAAAAAATGAGTGAAGTCTAAAATTAAAACAGGGAATCAGGAATCTTAAGGGCTACAGCCAGAACAGATTTTCGTATGTATTCCTAATTTGTTACCCTTTACAGTCACCGCTTCAGTAGAATGAGAATACCATTATTTAAGAAGAATGTTTCACTTATCAGTATGGTTTCTCATTCCTATCATACCACACATGTTAAGTTCTCTCCTTGCATGTGCCAGGCTGCAAGGCggagggaaaagggggaaaaagccATCAACCTTTGTAAAATTGATACTGCTCAAAACATAAGTGACCAGCCTGGCCTTGTGGAGAGGCGCATGCTGGCTGTTGCATCATGTTACACTGTTGGGTGATTGCCTGGGCCAAAGGGCATGGTTTGCTCAGAAAGGAGGATGGCTTACCTTTAGTCTAGTGAAGACATCTGCTACCAGTAATGAGCACTCTTCTCTTGCTTAGAGGAGCAGTAAAATACACCGTGCAGCAAGGTTTGCTGGCTGTACTATCACTGTCAGGCCCTGAGAAGGCAGGATATTTCCTTCCATGCATGCATCTGTCTccttcttaggctatgtctacgctacaggTTATGTCGACATAATTTATGTCGCTCTGTGGGAGGAGTGAATAAATCACCCCCTGAGCgatataagttacaccaacatagctactgcaaCTCGCGGGGGCTGGAGCAGTTAAGCCGacgggagagttctctcccatcaacttagagcagctacattagagagcttacagcagcgcagctgtaaaCTGTAAATAGTGTAGCTGTGCCCTTCAAGTAAGTGCTTCTGCCCATGCTACCTTTGCCAGGATTTGGTTCTATAATAGAAAACTTCATCTTGTTTTCAAGGTGTCGAATTGGACTCATAAAACGCAGTATTAAGTTGAGATTGGAAGGACATTTTTACTTGTGTTTTGCGCAGAATTTTTAGTTGAGTGACCAAAGGTCCCATAAAATACATAACTTGTGGAATCCTTTGGCACTGAAGGGAAAGTTAAATGTAAGGTCACAGCAAAGCCTTGCAGATTCCTGCCAATATGATTTTGTTATGTTGTTTCAGAAATCGAGTTTCCATGGCTCTTGGTTATCGTCTTTGGAACATTTGGGCTGATAGTGGTGATGTTCTTAATTCTGTTCTCTAAACACCGAAGGTAAATGTGCTTCATCTGTTCACTTTTCTTTAGCAGTTGTTTGCCGTGATCCATTATGTCATCAAATCACACATTTGTACTGCCCTTTCAGTAAAGTCTACTGAATCTTACGTTGCATGTTGAGTTGACATCCAAATTTGCTGTGAGGAGTTTGCTGTCTGTAGATTCGAAAAAGCAGTTAAAGAAAATTCTGTAGTAGCAGCCTAATGATAGTCATCTAATTTAAATACTTCCAGAGATACAgctgacttaaaaaaaacagCCACAACTGCTGTCTTGTCTGTTGCAGTTACAGGCAAGATAACTATAAGATGAGGCAATTCATTCTCAGCTCTGCAGTGGCCTGTGGAATAGAAAATTTTCTGAATTATGaggtgcattttttaaaaattgtctggtTTTAGCAGGCTTACATTGAAAAAAAGAGAGGGGGGAAGTAATCTATTCCTTGAGATTTTTCAATCAACTTCATACTGAAGATGAACTTTTTATTTGTCCCTGAACAATGGAACTTGTCCCTGTGAGGTTTATATGTAAAACAACTGAATTGTAgccctttattttaaaagtttttacaCCATTTTCAGGATAAAGCTGGTGGTACATGGAACTCATTGGTTTTATTGAACTTCTGCAGAGTAGTTTCACATATTGATGGCTCCTACTCCTTCCAGGCTGCAGATGTCATGTCCTTGCTACTCGTAACTAGAACTGGGCAATTACTCGATATGGGGATTGGACATCTAAATCACATGGTATTATTTCTCATGCAtgattggatgactgaaactttttataaacagcaggagaaaaagaaagaaagttcATGATGACCATGGATAAAAAGGACATAAATACTGATGAAGTGAACTCATGGCACTCGTTTAAATGTGTGTTCATGGATATCTCTTGCAGACTTCACTCAGCTGAATTGGTACCTCAGCACCCTCCTCAGCTAAGAAACAAGGGCATAATCAAGAGTAACTTATTTAAAGTATTCTTGTAaattcccccccaacacacacacacacacacacaaaaaccccaaTGGTCTTGCATATGTACAtttaaatatgtagactaaagTGTTTTTCACATGCCAAGAGGAGCAAAATTCAATACAAGGCCCACAAGATGGAACCACTAGTTTAAAAGGTCATTAAAGCTCTGGAACTAGTTCTGTGATACAGTAGCCCTGAAGCAGaaactttggaaaaaaatatgtgTCGTGGGAGCCAGTAGTCCGTCAGTTCACTCTTCTATTGGACAAGAAGCTAGATACATTATAAAAGGAAAGCAGGATTTTCCTTTCATGGATATGGTAAACCTGTTGGTGAAAGAGGGGAAGGAACTAGAGAGGAGGAGGTGTGTGTGCCCACAGTTAATGTAAAACCTAGCTTTTCACAAAACACAGGAAATAGTTGAAGATCAGTTCTTTTTCACATAGGCTAAAATTCACCACTGTGTAGAGTACCACATAAGGCCTACAAACATTTCAATATCACTTAATGATGCACAGAGAGCATGCTGGCCCTCTCCCCATTATGATTATCTCCAGATTGCTGTCCTGGAAATTTGTTATGTTAGTGGATGGTCTGAATTTACAAACACAATCCATTTAACATTTTGCTTTCATTAATCTGCAGGTTTTGTTTAGCGTGCCTGAAATACCTTCCCTCCCTTTCACTGCCTGACCCTTTCCATTCCTCTGTGTACTACTTATTGGACTTCTGCAAGATCCCCTTATCCCTGAAGATGCTTAGGGAAAGTCTCTTGGCATGCTGAGTAATCCATGCTGACTCATAAGGTTCAGAAAACCTGTTTCTTATTGGAAATGAGACTAGtaaacagcattttttttctttaacatttttaaattgagACCATCACACAGGAGTCTTGGAATAAATAAGCAATAAAGCAATGGAATGCCAACATCTTATTTCTGTATGCCAAAAAAAGTAACAGGTTAAATTATTTGGAATTAAAagccaatttttatttttcaaggtTAAAAATGCTGATTCTTCCTCCAGTTCCAGCTCCAAAGATTAAAGGGATTGATCCAGACCTCTTGAAGGTAATTTTATATTGTACAATATAATTCTGCAGAGTGGGCATCAGTTCAGTGATGATACTTGAAAAAAAGCTTTCCCATGCAGCCGGATTTTGCAGGAAAACTATAAGATAGGTGTTTCATGCTGGGAGAGATGCTAGAGTATTTAACATAATACACCGTGCAACTGCTACCATTGCAACAGTTACTTTTCCTTGAACAAATGTGTTACATAAAAAAGCATAACCATTCTTGACTATTTCCTTTATAACATATACATTTTGGTTTTGCTCTGTAGAAAGGAAAGCTAGATGAAGTGAACTCCATCTTAGCCAGCCACGACAGCTACAAGCCACAATTGTATAACGACGACTCATGGGTTGAGTTTATCGAACTGGATATAGATGACCCCGATGAGAAGACTGACGGATTGGACACTGACAGGCTCCTGGGTGACGACCATTGTAAGTCTCACAACTGTCTTGGAGTGAAAGATGATGATTCTGGACGTGCCAGCTGTTGTGAACCGGATATTCCAGAGACTGACTTCAGTGCTAGCGACACATGTGATGGCACCTCAGATATTGATCAGTCCAAAAAGATAAATGAAAAAGAAGAGGATCTCTTGTGCCTTGATCAAAAAGATAATGATGAGTCACATGCTAGTTCTGCTGACCCAACTATCCAGAAGCCTAATACTAATATTCAGTCTGAAGATAACCAGTCAAAGCCGCCATTTGCTGACAGTATTGAATCAACTAGCCCACCTGTCCGTACACAGATAAGCAACCAGAGTTCAGTAGCAAATATTGACTTTTATGCACAAGTAAGTGACGTTACCCCAGCAGGAAGTGTTGTACTTTCACCAGGGCAAACAAACAAGACGAGGAGAACACAGTGTGACGCCTACACAGAACCAGCTATACAATGTCAACCAAACTTCACCATGGACAACGCCTACTTCTGTGAGGCGGATGTGAAAAAATGTATCGCTGCGACACCTCACGATGCGGTTGAGCCACATGTGCAGGAGCAGAGCTTCAATGAGGATGTTTACTTCACCACAGAGAGCCTTACCACTACTGCTGAGAATCCAGGTGCAGCTGCAGTAGAAGCCTCAAGTTCCGAAATGCCTGTCCCAGACTATACCTCCATTCACATAGTGCACTCTCCACAGGGCCTTGTACTCAATGCTACTGCGCTGCCTGTGCCAGACAAAGAATTTATGATATCATGTGGCTACGTGAGCACAGACCAACTGAACAAAATCATGCCGTAGCCTTTCTTTGATAATGTGCGTACAGTATGTATTTAACGGCATAGAGTTGGCTTGGGCTTATATGCTTAAaccaaaataatgttttaaactTTTTTGTGGTTCTTATGCTTTTACCTGAAATGTCAAAACGGAAAACGTTAAATCAAAATATTCCCATTGTGTATTGTAAATATTATCTATGAATTGTCTCAAAAGACTGTTTAGTAGCAGTGACTGTCTTGTTATTGTGGGTGTTGATTTTTGTGATACTACGCATTGAATGACTATGTTTAATATACAGTAAATCATGCTTTTTGAAAAAGCTAATGTCAGGTGGTTTTTGAAGTTTGAGAATTTAATGCAAATCATATCACGTGCTGAGATCTTTATATCAGTAACTGGGAACTGAAAATATAAAATAGGTGGGAAAGCAAAAGTTGTTtggataaatacatttattttgaattatataaattaataaatattttagacAAAGGCGTGGATATTTTATATTCTACTACATACTGTAGTTTAAATATGATGATCCATTTAAGGAATGTATTTGCTGCAATCTGATAAGAGCTTGTTCCTGCTTCAGtcattgcggggggggggggggggggggaattagttTTTTACAGAGCCATTTTTATACCTCCAAAGAAAcctaaagagaaattaaaaattgTAGCAACTCACATTATCTGATTATATTAATTTCTTACCGCAAGTATAGAAAAGTATTAATAAATTTAAGTCTTTCAGAAAACTTTACAATGTACAATTCGAATCCATTCTTCACTGGATTCTGGTTAGTGGCAATAATACACGTGTATAACAGTAGAAACAACAGCAAGTTTTTGTTTACCAAGATCTTTAAAGACTTACAATTACACTTTTATTGAATGGTTCTCAAGCTCTGGTGACTTGGCAGCTTTATTTCTTCACATGGGAACAAATTCTGAAGTCCTCACTGAGACAAATCTGCTGTTGAAGTCACTGGTAGCTTTGCCTGAGAATTGAATAAGAGTTAAGgaagaacttcaggatttggccaacAGTGCATTTTTGAAGCTGTAAACAATCAAATGAAGTTAACAGAACAAAGGAGTTTGAGTACAGTATTGTTCAAcagtgtgttttctttttcacagCCTAACACAGAGAGAGATAGTGTCTCTCAGCGACATTAGGAAGACTTTCAGAAATCTATAAAAGAGAAAACCAAAATGCAGTGGGATAGCTTTCTTCATTCTTATGCATTTTTAAGAAAGTGATAAAGCTTTGCAATGAACCATTATTTGCTTAAGAAGTAGCCTTTATAAGAAAGGGTTTCCATCTTAGCAGAAATATTTTTAGAAAGCAAACATAAACAGGGAttttaatttcccttttcttAAGTGAATAGCAAGCTATGGGCCCAATGAGGCAGACCTTGCTTACATGAGCACTCCCACTTAATTCAGTGGGACTCAGCCTTTGACAAAGGGCTGCAGAACTGAACCTTATGGTTGGATGGGATTTAAGTTTAGCATGTACTTTATGGTAAATGTTTATTAAATATTCTGCTAACAGCTATATTATTTAGTTTCATATAAAATTTAATAAGTGTACGACACTAATGCGATTAACAGCTATGTATGTGTTTGGAAAAAGTTTCTTACTATATTTCTATTGCCAAAAATAGAAGATACCTCAATCAATCTCAGAATGTCATTTTGGTACTTTAGTGGTTACACAAGTCATTATACACCAGTATGAAGATTTGTGCCTTTCAATTTCTATTTAACTTTCCTTATGTCAGTGTTTTTTCTTTCAAagtttaataaatttattttctttgatcCATCTTGACACGGTGTTCTTTATTGTAGAtgcattaaatatattttagcaTTTGTGAATTATGCCAGTGTATTCAGACTTTACCCAATAGAAAGCCAGGATTTTCCATCAAATGAAGCAGAAGGCAGCCACTCTTGTTTGGACCAGGAGCATTGCATGCTAGGACCTGTGTTTTCTGTGGGCCATATGTATACAGTTAAATATGAGGGTAGAATTAATTGTACCTGGGCCACTTTGTATAAAAAttgaataataaatatttattggagcagggacttgaagctgGCTGTCCcatatcccagatgagtgccctaacccctgGCCCATAGTGTCAAATCTCTTTTTCTGTAATTATTTActacaaagtggaacaacttcagtaGGGGAGATTGAGAGCCCTACCCCAAAATCCCATTAGCCTGGTGGTCAGGGCACACACCTGAAAGGTTCAAGTGCCTGCTTCAAATCAGGTATGCAGAGTACACACATCACAGCCACCTGAGCAATTCATGACCAACTGCCGTCTTGCGTCTGAGATCTGctctgagggaaaaaaaacattgggCCATGGTGGGGAGATAAGGGGGGAATGCCTAGTTTGAGAATCCTACCGGGACTTAGGCATGAGCAAGGGCTCCAAGCAGTTTGTTAGCTCTGGGGCAGCATCAGCGCTGAGGCAGCTTTGTGCATGCCTACCAGGGAACATTTAGGCACGTAAtggactttaggcacctacagggttaggtgacAGCTGTGCGGTGGTTTTGAGAatgtcagtggtgcctaaatgttggacttgaGGCAGTTGGGTGCCTGAGTAATACCTTTGTGGATTTATCCTTAGGGCCCAATGCTGCCACTCTCTTACACAGAGGAGTAGCATCTTTCCAGTCCTGAAGTAACATATGACTCAATGTAAGAGTGTGAGAATCAGTCCCTCTTGAAATTGTTGACAAACAGCATGGCCAACCCCCTACTATAACTACATTTTCCTCCCTCAATTCTTCCTGCATGTAATCAGCACCCTGAGATTTTGCAATCAAATCACAGATGGCAAATGGACACTGGAGACAAGTAACAGTTCGgtgaaaagcaaaacaatgtCACTTCACTGAATCCTTTTTCTGGCATTAAATAGTCATTGTTCTAAGCATGGGGAACAAATTAGGAGACTAATCGCTCGGTATGCTCAGATGCTTCCTGGTAGAGGCTGAATACTGAGACTACAATTCGATTCtcaaggggagagggaagggtttCAAGGTGCTGTATCTGCTGCTTCTATTGATGCCATTAGGAAATGGACTTAACTTGGAGAAGAGTGCGATTTCCATTCCTTCTCTGCATTGGTGACTACAGGAGATCCCTGGGTTTGAGGGTATTTTCGATAGACGGCTGAAAGAAAACCAGACGGTGTGAGTGCACTTCTACTGGGTTAAGAGCAGTTGGttgggggtattttttttttttggttgtttttttaatttgtaattttGAGAAAGCTGATAGTTAAAGGCCTGTATTCGGCACTATATTGTCCCAAATAGTTTGTGTTCTCCCACATGTGGCTGAGCCCGTATGAGGGATGACTCTGTGacctcatagggtatgtctacactgcaattagtcACCCtttgctggcccatgccagctgactcaggctcgtggggctaaGGCtaaggctgtttaattgcagtgtagatgtttggtctTGGACTGCAGCCTATGCTCTGGAACCCTCTGACCACAATGAAACACCCCTTATCCCGAGCCCCACGAGCCTGGCCAGGCCAGcctcaggtgtctaattgcagtgtagacatgcccatacaGGCCAAGTGTAAATCAGTAATGATTGGAGGCCAAGGAGACCTCAATATTATCTCTGCACTCCCCCAATGTCTATTTGAATGTCAATTAACAACATCAGAGAAAGTGTAATCAGTTTTTCATGGTAACAAAAGCAACAAAGGAAAATGTGGGAGGTGTTTTAGAAGTAGTTGAAAGGCTTAGTACAGGGATGATAAACTTAAAGTGGCAATTAATCCAAGCTTGAAGCATGCTACTGGAGTTCATAGTCTCTTATGTACAGATATAGCAGGATAGTCTTAAAAGCAGATGGTTCAAAGTAAGACATGAACCTATAAGAAACATGACTGGGGCTACCATTTCCTCTTGCTCTGAAAAAAATTTATTTCAGGGAATTAGttaccgggggggggagggagaatggctACTCCCTGTTACCCTTTGAATCGTAGCCAGTTAATGTCttgcaaaggaagaaaataatctCAAATACTTCATGGTTTAATCAAAGACAATACAAAAATTGTGTTTTGAAGGGGACAAAGTGGGATGATATTTGCTTCTTAGGCATTTTTCAGATTACAGGCAAATTCTAATTCAGATTATCCTAATTTACATGTAGGGTGGAAATGATAGGGACTTTAAGAAAATCAACTAGTTTTAACAATTATTGGTTTTGGAAGAAGTACTTCCAGGCACATTTGGTCACATTTTTCTTGCTGGAGCTTCCTTTGGCTAAATATAATTTTATTGTACACACTCCACTTCCAGACTAAGCATCACTAACCCTACAAATGTCCATGCAGAATGGGCCCGTATGGAAGCCATATTGCAAATACCAGGTATATATATTTCTGACCCATTGTCAGTATTATATATTACTGCTGAGCCCCCTGGAGTGGAACACTCTTTCAGTAGCGTTGAATTTATAAACTATGTCCTTGCATTGTTCTGATCCTATTAGTAggttaatagaatcatagaatatctgggttggaagggacctcaggaggtcatctagtccaaccccctgctcaaagcaggaccaatccacaactaaatcatcccagccagggcttaccgatagtcaagctgggccttaaaaacct from Chrysemys picta bellii isolate R12L10 chromosome 6, ASM1138683v2, whole genome shotgun sequence harbors:
- the GHR gene encoding growth hormone receptor isoform X3, translating into MDLRQLLLILALVCANDSLSTSEVILGRPQIITCRSPEQETFSCHWTDRDFHNLTTPGTVQLLYMRRNDEEWKECPDYVTAGENSCYFNTSYTSIWITYCVKLIKKDEVLDEKCFSVDEIVQPDPPVGLNWTLLNTSLTGIHADIQVRWDPPPSADVQKGWITLEYELQYKDVNETKWRELEPMLTTVVPLYSLKLGRDYEIRVRSRQRASEKFGEFSEALYVSLSSISSVLCNEEIEFPWLLVIVFGTFGLIVVMFLILFSKHRRLKMLILPPVPAPKIKGIDPDLLKKGKLDEVNSILASHDSYKPQLYNDDSWVEFIELDIDDPDEKTDGLDTDRLLGDDHCKSHNCLGVKDDDSGRASCCEPDIPETDFSASDTCDGTSDIDQSKKINEKEEDLLCLDQKDNDESHASSADPTIQKPNTNIQSEDNQSKPPFADSIESTSPPVRTQISNQSSVANIDFYAQVSDVTPAGSVVLSPGQTNKTRRTQCDAYTEPAIQCQPNFTMDNAYFCEADVKKCIAATPHDAVEPHVQEQSFNEDVYFTTESLTTTAENPGAAAVEASSSEMPVPDYTSIHIVHSPQGLVLNATALPVPDKEFMISCGYVSTDQLNKIMP
- the GHR gene encoding growth hormone receptor isoform X4 — translated: MRRNDEEWKECPDYVTAGENSCYFNTSYTSIWITYCVKLIKKDEVLDEKCFSVDEIVQPDPPVGLNWTLLNTSLTGIHADIQVRWDPPPSADVQKGWITLEYELQYKDVNETKWRELEPMLTTVVPLYSLKLGRDYEIRVRSRQRASEKFGEFSEALYVSLSSISSVLCNEEIEFPWLLVIVFGTFGLIVVMFLILFSKHRRLKMLILPPVPAPKIKGIDPDLLKKGKLDEVNSILASHDSYKPQLYNDDSWVEFIELDIDDPDEKTDGLDTDRLLGDDHCKSHNCLGVKDDDSGRASCCEPDIPETDFSASDTCDGTSDIDQSKKINEKEEDLLCLDQKDNDESHASSADPTIQKPNTNIQSEDNQSKPPFADSIESTSPPVRTQISNQSSVANIDFYAQVSDVTPAGSVVLSPGQTNKTRRTQCDAYTEPAIQCQPNFTMDNAYFCEADVKKCIAATPHDAVEPHVQEQSFNEDVYFTTESLTTTAENPGAAAVEASSSEMPVPDYTSIHIVHSPQGLVLNATALPVPDKEFMISCGYVSTDQLNKIMP
- the GHR gene encoding growth hormone receptor isoform X1, encoding MGPGLSAGPRAGSLRRGEPSGMDLRQLLLILALVCANDSLSTSEVILGRPQIITCRSPEQETFSCHWTDRDFHNLTTPGTVQLLYMRRNDEEWKECPDYVTAGENSCYFNTSYTSIWITYCVKLIKKDEVLDEKCFSVDEIVQPDPPVGLNWTLLNTSLTGIHADIQVRWDPPPSADVQKGWITLEYELQYKDVNETKWRELEPMLTTVVPLYSLKLGRDYEIRVRSRQRASEKFGEFSEALYVSLSSISSVLCNEEIEFPWLLVIVFGTFGLIVVMFLILFSKHRRLKMLILPPVPAPKIKGIDPDLLKKGKLDEVNSILASHDSYKPQLYNDDSWVEFIELDIDDPDEKTDGLDTDRLLGDDHCKSHNCLGVKDDDSGRASCCEPDIPETDFSASDTCDGTSDIDQSKKINEKEEDLLCLDQKDNDESHASSADPTIQKPNTNIQSEDNQSKPPFADSIESTSPPVRTQISNQSSVANIDFYAQVSDVTPAGSVVLSPGQTNKTRRTQCDAYTEPAIQCQPNFTMDNAYFCEADVKKCIAATPHDAVEPHVQEQSFNEDVYFTTESLTTTAENPGAAAVEASSSEMPVPDYTSIHIVHSPQGLVLNATALPVPDKEFMISCGYVSTDQLNKIMP
- the GHR gene encoding growth hormone receptor isoform X2, whose translation is MRGVRCEPSGMDLRQLLLILALVCANDSLSTSEVILGRPQIITCRSPEQETFSCHWTDRDFHNLTTPGTVQLLYMRRNDEEWKECPDYVTAGENSCYFNTSYTSIWITYCVKLIKKDEVLDEKCFSVDEIVQPDPPVGLNWTLLNTSLTGIHADIQVRWDPPPSADVQKGWITLEYELQYKDVNETKWRELEPMLTTVVPLYSLKLGRDYEIRVRSRQRASEKFGEFSEALYVSLSSISSVLCNEEIEFPWLLVIVFGTFGLIVVMFLILFSKHRRLKMLILPPVPAPKIKGIDPDLLKKGKLDEVNSILASHDSYKPQLYNDDSWVEFIELDIDDPDEKTDGLDTDRLLGDDHCKSHNCLGVKDDDSGRASCCEPDIPETDFSASDTCDGTSDIDQSKKINEKEEDLLCLDQKDNDESHASSADPTIQKPNTNIQSEDNQSKPPFADSIESTSPPVRTQISNQSSVANIDFYAQVSDVTPAGSVVLSPGQTNKTRRTQCDAYTEPAIQCQPNFTMDNAYFCEADVKKCIAATPHDAVEPHVQEQSFNEDVYFTTESLTTTAENPGAAAVEASSSEMPVPDYTSIHIVHSPQGLVLNATALPVPDKEFMISCGYVSTDQLNKIMP